The Pseudomonas sp. R4-35-07 nucleotide sequence CCTCCAGGGCGCATATCTGGCCACCGGCCAACTCGATCTTGGGCTGGTAGTGCAGGGTGAAATCCTGTTGCTCAACCGCCAGGCGCAAGTCCTTTTCCAGGTCCTGGCGCGCCAGGTCGTGCACGCTCATGCCGGTGGTCTGATCGGTTTGCCGCTGCAGTTGCTGCTCGAGCAACAGGCTATGGTTTTTCAACTGGTCGCCACGGGCCTTGAGCCGCAGCAGGTTGCGCACCCGCAGCCATAACTCGACGCGCTCCACCGGCTTGCTGAGGAACTCCTCAGCGCCGGTTTCCAGGCCACTGACGCGGGCGCTGGACTCGCTCAGGGCCGAGAGCATGATGATCGGGATGCTGGCCGTGGTTTCATCACCCTTCAAGTGGCTGGCCACTTCGTAGCCGTCCATGCCCGGCATCATGATGTCCAGCAGGATCAGGTCTGGCGGCTGTTGCGCCACGAACAGCAGGGCTTCTTCACCGCTGGCGGCGCTCAGGGTCTGGTAGCCCTCATGCTGCAGCAGGGTTTCCAGCAGCTTGCGAACCTGGGGTTCGTCGTCAACGATCAACAGCGTGGCGGGTTGGCTGGCCATGGAGAGGGCTCATGTGAGGGGGTTGATAGTCTTTTGCAGCAAGCTGTCGATCACCTGGTACAGCTCTTTGTAGCGCAGCGGCTTGATGATGTAGGCATCGCAACCGGCCAGGCGGGTTTTTTCGCGGTCCTCCTTCATCGCCATCGCGGTCAGGGCGATCACCGGGATATGGGCGGTGATGGGGTCTTGCTTGAGCAGAGACGTGGCGGCCAGGCCGTCCATGCCCGGCAGTTGGATGTCCATCAGGATCAGGGCCGGTTGTTTTTCCCGGGCCAGGGTCAGGCCGATTTCGGCATCGGCGGCCCACAGCACCGTGTGCCCGGCGTTGATCAGCAGCAAGCGGGCCAGGCGCATGTTGGCCTCGTTGTCTTCGACGATCAGGATGTCGGCCATGACGCCTCCGGGGCACGATGCAATGGCAGCCACACTACGAAGCGGGCGCCCAGGCCCACGCGACTGGCCACAGCGACGCTGCCGCCGTGCAGGTCGGTCAGTTGCTTGACCATCGCCAGCCCCAGGCCCGTGCCTTCAAACTTGCGCGCCAGGCTGCTGTCGATCTGGCTGAAGGCCTTGAACAGCTTGCTCATGTCGTCTTCGGCGATACCGATGCCGGCGTCGCTCACGCTCAGTTCCAGAAACCGCTGGTGCGCGCTGGGTTGCAGGGCGAAGCCATGGGCCGGCCAATCCCCCGGCACCTGGCCGACCTGGGCGCGGCTGACTTCGCGCACCGCCAGGGTCACGCGGCCGCCGTGTTCACTGAACTTCACCGCATTGGCCAGCAGGTTGTAGATGATCTGCTTGGTCTTGCGCAGGTCCAGCGCCAGCACGCCGAAATCCGTCGCACATTCGAGCTTCAACTCGATGCGCTGCAGCGCGGCCTTTTCCCGCACGATCAGCAAGCTGTTGGCCAGCAACCCGTCGAGCGCCACGGCTTCCAGCTCCAGGTCCATCATCCCGGCCTCGACCTTGGACAGGTCGAGAATGTCGTTGATCAGCGACAGCAAGTGCTGCCCGCTGGTGAAAATATCGCCGATGTATTCGCGCTGCACTTCGCTCATATCGCCCACCAGGCCATCCTTGAGCGCTTCGGAAAAGCCGATCACCGCGTTCAGCGGCGTGCGCAACTCGTGGGACATGGTCGCAAGGAACTCGGACTTCATGTGGCTGGCGTGCTCCAGCTCCAGGTTCTTTTCTTCCAGCGCGCGCTCGAAGCCTTTGCGTTCGGCTTCCTCCTGCTTGCGTGCGGTGTTGTCGGTACCGATCAGCAGGTAGCCAATGATGGTGTCATGGCGGTTGCGCAAGGCGGTCACCGAGACCATGGCCGACAGGCGACTGCCGTCCTTGCGGATATAGGTCAGTTCATAAATGTCTTCGATGCCACGGGAAGCCTTGAACACCAGGGCTTCGAAACCCGGTGTGATCGGCGTGTCGAGTTCCAGGCTGAGGGCAGCGGCGCGGGTGATCAGTTCGGCAGGGTCGGAGATGTCGGCGGGGGTGATGCGGTTGAGCACATCGGCAGCGGCGTAACCGAGCATGCGTTCGGCGCCGACATTGAAAATCTGGATCACGCCTTTTTCGTCGGTGGCGATGCTGGAGAAATACGCGCTGTTGAAGATCGCATCCTGCAGCGCACCGGTCTTGAGCAAGGTTTTCTGGCGTTTGAACTCAACGATCTTTTCAGCGCGTGATTGGGGCGGGTCGGGTAGAGGGGTGTCCATTGCCAAGCATTCCGTGAACTTCAGGCCTGCCATCGGCAGAGCACGATGGCGTGGAGCATGCTCATTGACGATCGCGCGAACGCGACGCGCAGGAGATGCGTTCTTGGGACAATAGCAGAAAACATAGCGTTTTGATGGCTACGCCATTCATTTGACGCTTAAAAGCCGGCGCTACAGGGCTTTGCGTATTTTTGGCTGGGTGAAACGTTTCATCATGCAAATAAATGCGCACGCAAGCGCTTGCGTAAGCAAATGTATCTGGACTAGAGTCGGCAGCACTCGACAACAAAAACAATAAATCCAGGAGCTCATCCATGAGCCTTGAACCCTTGCTTGAGATGCAGGGCATCAGCAAAACCTTCAACGGTTTGCGCGTGCTCAAAAGCGTCGGCCTGAAGGTCTACCCCGGCGAAATCCACGCTTTGATGGGGGAGAACGGTGCCGGCAAATCCAC carries:
- a CDS encoding HAMP domain-containing sensor histidine kinase, which produces MDTPLPDPPQSRAEKIVEFKRQKTLLKTGALQDAIFNSAYFSSIATDEKGVIQIFNVGAERMLGYAAADVLNRITPADISDPAELITRAAALSLELDTPITPGFEALVFKASRGIEDIYELTYIRKDGSRLSAMVSVTALRNRHDTIIGYLLIGTDNTARKQEEAERKGFERALEEKNLELEHASHMKSEFLATMSHELRTPLNAVIGFSEALKDGLVGDMSEVQREYIGDIFTSGQHLLSLINDILDLSKVEAGMMDLELEAVALDGLLANSLLIVREKAALQRIELKLECATDFGVLALDLRKTKQIIYNLLANAVKFSEHGGRVTLAVREVSRAQVGQVPGDWPAHGFALQPSAHQRFLELSVSDAGIGIAEDDMSKLFKAFSQIDSSLARKFEGTGLGLAMVKQLTDLHGGSVAVASRVGLGARFVVWLPLHRAPEASWPTS
- a CDS encoding response regulator: MADILIVEDNEANMRLARLLLINAGHTVLWAADAEIGLTLAREKQPALILMDIQLPGMDGLAATSLLKQDPITAHIPVIALTAMAMKEDREKTRLAGCDAYIIKPLRYKELYQVIDSLLQKTINPLT